A single region of the Thioalkalivibrio nitratireducens DSM 14787 genome encodes:
- a CDS encoding alpha/beta fold hydrolase, translating to MKRPTIGRLLAALLVLLLWSPMASAGVLVLVHGYLGDGESFQRAGVIDVLQTSGWPYRGDWRPTADGKPQLAGTTGPQEPAVYQEPAVYTVTLPASAPLAVQADWLNAMRRAIERHHPGEQLTLVGHSAGGVVARLALVRWGAGSVEHLITIASPHLGTSRAIQALEATDNRGLFGPFRQIVTRQVVGGNYNAIRNSRAALVDLTPPAPGNLLGWLNTQEHPDITYDAVVRNTDFRMGGDILVPAFSQDLNQVPALRGRATVIPSPLEHGLEARDARLILERIAARQAAAD from the coding sequence ATGAAACGACCCACGATCGGCCGCCTGCTCGCGGCATTGCTGGTACTTCTGCTCTGGAGCCCGATGGCTTCGGCCGGGGTATTGGTGCTGGTACACGGCTACCTCGGCGACGGCGAGAGCTTCCAGCGCGCCGGCGTGATCGACGTGCTGCAGACCTCCGGTTGGCCTTACCGAGGCGACTGGCGCCCGACTGCCGATGGCAAGCCGCAGCTCGCCGGGACCACCGGGCCGCAGGAACCGGCCGTGTACCAGGAACCGGCCGTGTACACGGTGACCCTGCCGGCCAGCGCACCGCTCGCCGTGCAGGCGGACTGGCTCAACGCGATGCGTCGGGCGATCGAGCGGCACCACCCCGGCGAGCAACTGACGCTCGTCGGACATTCTGCGGGCGGCGTAGTCGCCCGGCTCGCGCTGGTGCGCTGGGGTGCCGGTTCGGTCGAACACCTGATCACCATCGCCAGCCCGCATCTCGGCACCTCCCGCGCGATCCAGGCGCTCGAGGCCACCGACAACCGGGGCCTGTTCGGACCGTTCCGGCAGATCGTCACGCGCCAGGTCGTCGGCGGCAACTACAATGCGATCCGGAATTCACGGGCCGCGCTGGTCGACCTGACCCCGCCCGCGCCGGGCAACCTGCTGGGGTGGCTGAACACGCAGGAACACCCCGACATCACCTATGACGCGGTAGTCCGCAACACCGATTTCCGGATGGGCGGGGATATCCTGGTTCCGGCCTTCAGCCAGGATCTGAACCAGGTTCCGGCACTGCGCGGCCGTGCCACCGTGATCCCCAGTCCCCTCGAACACGGCCTGGAGGCCCGGGATGCACGCCTGATCCTGGAGCGGATCGCCGCGCGCCAGGCCGCAGCGGACTGA
- a CDS encoding ABC-F family ATP-binding cassette domain-containing protein, whose product MIRFDDMELRRGGQVLIGGASFGIHPGWRVGLTGANGCGKSSLLAALRGELAPDAGRIEMPRGWVCAHLPQEVEASPRRAVDYVLDGDAALRALQERLEHCQDGTERGRLYAEIDAIDGWSAEARARQLLAGLGFAPGDPDRTVAEFSGGWRMRLGLARTLMTRSDLLLLDEPTNHLDFEAILWLEGWLMRYSGTLIVIAHDRRFLDSVVSHIAHIEHRQIQLYTGNYSAAERRRAEAVAQTEAAARRVAEERAHLERFIARFRAKATKARQAQSRLKRLEKLDEVALIRAARPMHLRIPVPDRLPDPLLRLDHAGVTVEGRVRLHPTTLRLRPDDRIGVLGANGAGKSTLLAVLAGLLPLTEGGRAVEPGLRVGYFAQHQREQLDDAASPLLHLQRLGGDSTEQELRNLLGGFGFSGTRVDLPVAGLSGGERVRLVLAMLVCQGPSVLLLDEPTNHLDLDMREALAEALEEYAGALVVVSHDRDLLARACDRFWRVRDGRVEDYDGDLDDYARELTRGAPASEIAASDGARTGDAGEREGGRERRQQAARQREALKPLRNAAEREEARCTRLQGELDALEEALADPGLYDQGDGGQLESLLQRQGQLRAELKAAEAAWLEVLEALENARMEA is encoded by the coding sequence ATGATTCGGTTCGACGACATGGAGTTACGCCGCGGCGGCCAGGTGCTGATCGGCGGCGCGAGTTTCGGAATTCATCCGGGATGGCGGGTGGGCCTGACCGGGGCCAACGGCTGCGGCAAGAGCAGTCTGCTCGCCGCGCTGCGCGGCGAGCTTGCGCCGGACGCGGGTCGCATCGAGATGCCGCGGGGCTGGGTGTGTGCGCACCTACCGCAGGAAGTGGAAGCGAGTCCGCGTCGCGCGGTCGATTACGTGCTTGACGGAGATGCTGCTCTGCGGGCGCTGCAGGAGCGCCTGGAGCACTGCCAGGACGGCACCGAGCGCGGGCGGTTGTATGCCGAGATCGACGCGATCGACGGCTGGAGCGCCGAGGCCCGGGCCCGGCAGCTGCTGGCGGGTCTCGGCTTCGCGCCGGGCGATCCCGATCGCACGGTAGCGGAGTTCTCCGGCGGCTGGCGTATGCGCCTGGGGCTGGCCCGAACGCTGATGACGCGTTCGGACCTGCTGCTGCTCGACGAGCCCACGAACCATCTCGACTTCGAGGCGATCCTGTGGCTGGAGGGGTGGCTTATGCGTTATTCCGGCACCCTGATCGTAATCGCGCACGACCGGCGTTTCCTCGACTCGGTGGTCAGCCACATCGCTCATATCGAGCACCGGCAGATCCAGCTGTACACCGGTAACTACAGTGCGGCCGAACGCAGGCGGGCCGAGGCCGTGGCCCAGACCGAGGCCGCCGCCCGGCGCGTGGCCGAGGAGCGCGCGCATCTCGAACGCTTCATCGCGAGGTTCCGGGCCAAGGCGACCAAGGCCCGGCAGGCGCAGAGCCGGCTGAAACGCCTGGAGAAGCTGGACGAGGTCGCGCTGATCCGGGCGGCGCGGCCGATGCACCTGCGCATTCCGGTACCGGACCGGCTGCCGGACCCGCTGCTGCGCCTCGATCACGCCGGCGTTACGGTGGAAGGCCGGGTGCGGCTGCACCCGACGACGCTGCGCCTGCGCCCGGACGACCGTATCGGCGTCCTCGGCGCGAACGGCGCCGGTAAGTCGACCCTGCTGGCCGTGCTCGCGGGGCTGCTCCCGCTGACCGAGGGTGGCCGTGCGGTCGAGCCAGGGCTGAGGGTCGGCTATTTCGCCCAGCACCAGCGTGAACAGCTCGACGATGCGGCGAGCCCGCTGCTGCACTTGCAGCGGCTCGGCGGCGACAGTACCGAGCAGGAACTGCGCAATCTCCTCGGCGGGTTCGGCTTTTCGGGAACCCGTGTCGACCTGCCGGTGGCCGGCCTGTCCGGCGGCGAGCGCGTGCGGCTGGTATTGGCGATGCTGGTCTGCCAGGGCCCGTCGGTGCTGCTGCTGGACGAGCCCACGAACCACCTGGACCTCGACATGCGCGAGGCCTTGGCGGAGGCCCTGGAGGAGTATGCGGGGGCGCTGGTCGTGGTCTCGCACGACCGGGATCTGCTGGCGCGGGCCTGCGACCGGTTCTGGCGCGTAAGGGATGGCCGGGTGGAGGACTACGACGGCGATCTCGACGACTACGCCCGTGAACTGACCCGGGGGGCGCCTGCCAGCGAGATTGCGGCGAGCGACGGTGCACGCACCGGGGATGCAGGGGAACGCGAGGGTGGTCGCGAGCGGCGGCAACAGGCGGCGCGGCAGCGCGAAGCACTGAAGCCGCTGCGCAACGCGGCGGAACGCGAGGAGGCACGCTGCACCCGGTTGCAGGGGGAACTCGATGCGCTCGAGGAGGCGCTGGCGGACCCGGGCCTCTATGACCAGGGTGACGGCGGACAGCTGGAATCGCTGCTGCAGCGCCAGGGTCAGCTACGTGCGGAACTCAAGGCCGCGGAGGCCGCGTGGCTCGAAGTGCTGGAGGCCCTGGAAAACGCCCGGATGGAGGCCTGA
- a CDS encoding NAD(P)/FAD-dependent oxidoreductase gives MANFTRRRFIQAAGLGGLAATLPFGTAWGSQAKARVIIVGGGTGGAIAARYVKALDPAIDVTIVEANPEYITCYMSNWVLAEMRDLDSLTHGYDNVKARGINVVIDTATRIDTEGQKVLTAGGQSLPYDRLIVAPGIDFQWDAIEGYDEAASQVLPHAWKAGPQTQLLRDQVAAMPENGVVAIVAPPNPFRCPPGPYERAALIANYCTRHKPNAKIVIYDAKDAFSKQGLFQAGWERHYPGMIEWVGGFETAGGVRRVDPAAKTLHTEFDDLEADVINVIPPQTAGRIAVDSGLTDDSGWCPVDYRDLQSTIAQNVHVIGDAMVSSALPKSGYIAASTAKVAALAVVDHINGREPGAPAYFNTCYSLLTPEHSISVSGVYEAGETDDGEQAIVPVGDSVAVSPAGADDRFQGREARYAASWYDNLTDQGFG, from the coding sequence ATGGCGAATTTCACTCGAAGGAGATTCATTCAGGCTGCGGGCCTGGGCGGCCTCGCGGCAACGCTGCCGTTCGGCACGGCCTGGGGCAGTCAGGCCAAGGCCCGCGTCATAATCGTCGGCGGCGGCACCGGCGGGGCGATCGCGGCCCGCTACGTGAAGGCGCTGGACCCGGCGATCGACGTGACCATCGTCGAGGCCAATCCGGAATACATCACCTGCTACATGAGCAACTGGGTGCTGGCCGAGATGCGCGACCTCGACAGCCTCACGCATGGCTACGACAACGTGAAGGCGCGCGGCATCAATGTCGTGATCGACACCGCCACCCGAATCGATACCGAAGGGCAGAAGGTCCTGACCGCCGGTGGGCAGAGCCTGCCCTACGATCGCCTGATCGTAGCACCCGGCATCGATTTCCAATGGGATGCGATCGAGGGCTACGACGAGGCGGCTTCACAGGTGCTGCCCCATGCATGGAAGGCAGGGCCGCAGACGCAGCTGTTGCGCGACCAGGTCGCGGCGATGCCCGAGAACGGCGTGGTCGCAATCGTCGCTCCGCCGAACCCGTTCCGCTGCCCGCCCGGACCCTACGAGCGCGCAGCGCTGATCGCGAACTACTGCACGCGGCACAAGCCGAATGCGAAAATCGTGATCTACGATGCCAAGGACGCTTTCTCCAAGCAGGGCCTGTTCCAGGCCGGTTGGGAACGCCATTACCCGGGCATGATCGAGTGGGTCGGTGGCTTCGAAACCGCTGGTGGCGTCCGGCGGGTGGACCCTGCCGCGAAGACGCTGCACACCGAGTTCGACGACCTCGAGGCGGATGTGATCAACGTGATCCCGCCGCAGACCGCTGGACGCATCGCGGTCGACTCGGGCCTGACCGACGACTCCGGCTGGTGTCCTGTCGATTACCGTGACCTGCAGTCGACGATCGCGCAGAACGTGCACGTGATCGGCGACGCGATGGTCAGCAGCGCACTGCCGAAATCCGGGTACATCGCGGCCTCGACCGCGAAAGTGGCGGCACTCGCCGTAGTCGACCACATCAACGGCCGCGAGCCCGGCGCTCCGGCGTACTTCAACACCTGCTACAGCCTACTGACGCCCGAGCACAGCATCTCGGTCTCCGGCGTCTACGAGGCGGGCGAGACCGATGACGGCGAGCAGGCGATCGTCCCGGTGGGAGACTCGGTCGCGGTGTCGCCAGCCGGCGCCGACGACCGCTTCCAGGGCCGCGAGGCGCGTTATGCAGCCAGCTGGTACGACAACCTGACCGACCAGGGCTTCGGCTGA
- a CDS encoding c-type cytochrome has product MRRNRLKAIVVAGLLTAGSAAVADNTPLSGEMLAFQCAGCHGYNGHSVGPATPSLAGFPQEYFVDSMMGYKDGSRYATIMDRVAIGYTEEQFEAMAEFFAAQPYLPAQQDFDPELAERGAAIHDEHCNTCHSEGGRYPEPDTAPIAGQWMPYLRDSFEDFREHGRWQPRGMERRLLSVDDLEALVHYYGSQQDPAAYVFD; this is encoded by the coding sequence ATGAGACGAAACAGACTGAAGGCGATCGTAGTCGCCGGCCTGCTGACGGCCGGTTCGGCAGCGGTTGCAGACAACACGCCGCTGTCGGGCGAGATGCTCGCGTTCCAGTGCGCCGGCTGTCACGGTTACAACGGCCACAGCGTTGGGCCGGCGACGCCGTCGCTTGCCGGGTTCCCGCAAGAATACTTCGTGGACTCGATGATGGGGTACAAGGACGGCAGCCGGTACGCAACCATCATGGACCGCGTAGCGATCGGCTATACCGAGGAACAGTTCGAGGCGATGGCCGAGTTCTTCGCCGCCCAGCCCTACCTGCCGGCGCAGCAGGACTTCGATCCCGAACTCGCCGAGCGCGGTGCCGCAATTCACGACGAGCACTGCAATACCTGCCATTCCGAGGGCGGCCGGTATCCGGAGCCGGACACGGCACCGATCGCGGGACAGTGGATGCCGTACCTGCGCGACTCCTTCGAGGACTTCCGCGAGCACGGACGCTGGCAGCCAAGGGGCATGGAGCGGCGGCTGCTTTCGGTCGACGATCTGGAAGCGCTGGTTCACTACTACGGCAGCCAGCAGGATCCCGCGGCCTACGTGTTTGACTGA
- a CDS encoding ammonia-forming cytochrome c nitrite reductase subunit c552, with product MNDLNRLGRVGRWIAGAACLFLASAAHAEPGENLKPVDAMQCFDCHTQIEDMHTVGKHATVNCVHCHDATEHVETASSRRMGERPVTRMDLEACATCHTAQFNSFVEVRHESHPRLEKATPTSRSPMFDKLIAGHGFAFEHAEPRSHAFMLVDHFVVDRAYGGRFQFKNWQKVTDGMGAVRGAWTVLTDADPESSDQRRFLSQTATAANPVCLNCKTQDHILDWAYMGDEHEAAKWSRTSEVVEFARDLNHPLNCFMCHDPHSAGPRVVRDGLINAVVDRGLGTYPHDPVKSEQQGMTKVTFQRGREDFRAIGLLDTADSNVMCAQCHVEYNCNPGYQLSDGSRVGMDDRRANHFFWANVFDYKEAAQEIDFFDFRHATTGAALPKLQHPEAETFWGSVHERNGVACADCHMPKVQLENGKVYTSHSQRTPRDMMGQACLNCHAEWTEDQALYAIDYIKNYTHGKIVKSEYWLAKMIDLFPVAKRAGVSEDVLNQARELHYDAHLYWEWWTAENSVGFHNPDQARESLMTSISKSKEAVSLLNDAIDAQVASR from the coding sequence ATGAATGATCTCAACAGACTCGGCCGTGTGGGCCGATGGATTGCGGGGGCAGCCTGTCTGTTCCTTGCCTCTGCCGCTCACGCGGAACCGGGGGAGAACCTCAAACCCGTGGATGCGATGCAGTGCTTCGACTGCCACACGCAGATCGAGGACATGCACACAGTTGGCAAGCACGCCACCGTGAACTGTGTCCACTGTCACGATGCTACCGAGCACGTCGAAACGGCCAGCAGCCGCCGCATGGGCGAACGGCCCGTTACACGCATGGATCTGGAGGCCTGCGCTACCTGCCATACCGCACAGTTCAATTCCTTCGTTGAAGTGCGCCACGAGTCGCACCCGCGCTTGGAGAAGGCGACGCCGACGAGTCGGTCGCCGATGTTCGACAAGCTGATCGCCGGTCACGGTTTCGCGTTCGAGCACGCCGAACCGCGCAGTCACGCGTTCATGCTGGTCGATCACTTTGTCGTCGACCGCGCTTATGGCGGCCGCTTCCAGTTCAAGAACTGGCAGAAGGTCACCGACGGCATGGGGGCGGTTCGCGGCGCCTGGACAGTGCTGACCGATGCCGACCCCGAGAGCTCGGACCAGCGCCGGTTCCTGTCGCAGACGGCCACCGCCGCAAACCCGGTGTGCCTGAACTGCAAGACGCAGGACCATATCCTTGACTGGGCCTACATGGGTGACGAGCACGAAGCGGCCAAGTGGAGCCGGACCTCGGAGGTGGTCGAGTTCGCGCGTGACTTGAACCATCCGCTGAACTGCTTCATGTGCCATGACCCGCATTCGGCCGGTCCGCGCGTCGTGCGTGACGGCCTGATCAATGCGGTTGTCGACCGCGGGCTCGGGACCTACCCGCATGACCCGGTGAAAAGCGAACAGCAGGGCATGACCAAGGTCACGTTCCAGCGCGGCCGCGAGGACTTCCGGGCGATCGGCCTGCTCGATACGGCGGATTCCAACGTGATGTGCGCCCAGTGCCACGTGGAGTACAACTGCAACCCGGGTTACCAGTTGAGTGACGGGTCGCGGGTCGGCATGGACGATCGTCGCGCCAACCACTTCTTCTGGGCCAACGTGTTCGACTACAAGGAAGCCGCGCAGGAGATCGACTTCTTCGATTTCCGGCATGCCACCACCGGAGCGGCGCTGCCGAAGCTGCAGCATCCGGAGGCCGAGACGTTCTGGGGCTCTGTCCACGAGCGCAACGGCGTCGCCTGCGCCGACTGCCACATGCCCAAGGTTCAGCTGGAAAACGGCAAGGTCTACACCAGCCACAGCCAGCGCACGCCGCGTGACATGATGGGCCAGGCGTGTCTGAACTGCCATGCGGAGTGGACCGAGGATCAGGCCCTGTACGCGATCGACTACATCAAGAACTACACTCACGGCAAGATCGTCAAATCCGAGTACTGGCTTGCCAAGATGATCGACCTGTTCCCGGTCGCGAAGCGGGCTGGCGTGTCGGAGGATGTTCTGAACCAGGCGCGTGAGCTGCACTACGACGCACACCTGTACTGGGAGTGGTGGACCGCGGAAAACTCCGTCGGTTTCCACAACCCCGATCAGGCGCGTGAGTCGCTGATGACCTCGATCAGCAAGAGCAAGGAAGCCGTTAGCCTGCTGAATGACGCAATCGACGCCCAGGTGGCTTCGAGATAA
- a CDS encoding heme lyase CcmF/NrfE family subunit, whose translation MIPELGQFLIVLALVLALVQGIGPLVGAHRGHASLMAIGRPLAQAQFVLLLAAFAALAWSFLAHDFSVKNVAQNSFSQLPAVYRFTATWGSHEGSLLLWTVILAGWSAAVAAFSKQLPEEMVARVLGVMGLISVGFLALLIFTSNPFERLFPIPADGRDLNPLLQDVGMISHPPLLYMGYVGFSVAFAFAIAALLAGKLDAAWARWSRPWTTTAWTFLTLGVALGSWWAYRELGWGGWWFWDPTENASLMPWLAGTALIHALAATEKRGVFSNWSVLLAIATFSLSLLGTFLVRSGVLSSVHAFATDPARGLFILAFLGLVIGGSMALYALRAPRIVSGGSFHWFSRESLLLANNVFLVAALGAVLLGTLYPLFLDALGLGKISVGPPYFNAVFVPLVAPALFLAGLGPLARWKQADLPDLMWRLKWAFGVALATAALLPLTLKGMNLQVTLGIFLALWILFTVAKGFALRLRSTRKGRLQQLAGMPRAFWGMQIAHAGLALLVVGVTVVSNYETERDVRMPIGSHVELAGYRFQFQGVEELPGPNYVAGRGTMEVTSPWGRNFVLYPEKRNYNASGMIMTQAAVNYGPFRDVYVSLGEPLGDGVWTVRVYHKPFVGWLWAGALLLAIGGVLAAADRRYRVVVRRRERSSGAVAPAAAVPREEAAT comes from the coding sequence ATGATCCCGGAACTGGGTCAGTTCTTGATCGTTCTGGCGCTGGTGCTTGCGCTGGTTCAGGGAATCGGGCCGCTGGTCGGCGCGCATCGCGGCCACGCCAGCCTGATGGCCATTGGCCGACCGTTGGCGCAGGCACAGTTCGTGCTGCTGCTGGCGGCATTCGCGGCGCTTGCGTGGTCCTTCCTCGCGCACGATTTCTCGGTGAAGAACGTCGCGCAGAATTCGTTCTCGCAGCTTCCTGCCGTGTACCGGTTCACCGCTACCTGGGGGTCCCACGAAGGTTCGCTGCTGCTTTGGACGGTGATTCTCGCGGGCTGGTCGGCGGCCGTCGCGGCATTCTCGAAGCAGCTGCCCGAGGAAATGGTGGCCCGTGTACTGGGTGTGATGGGTCTGATCAGTGTCGGTTTTCTGGCCCTGCTGATCTTCACTTCCAATCCGTTCGAGCGCCTGTTCCCGATTCCGGCCGACGGACGCGACCTGAATCCGCTGCTCCAGGACGTCGGGATGATCTCGCACCCCCCGTTGCTCTACATGGGATACGTGGGGTTCTCGGTCGCGTTCGCGTTCGCGATCGCCGCGCTGCTGGCCGGCAAGCTCGACGCCGCGTGGGCGCGCTGGTCGCGTCCGTGGACCACGACCGCCTGGACGTTCCTCACGCTGGGTGTGGCGCTCGGGAGCTGGTGGGCCTACCGTGAGCTGGGGTGGGGTGGGTGGTGGTTCTGGGATCCGACCGAGAACGCCTCGCTGATGCCCTGGCTGGCCGGCACCGCGCTGATTCACGCGCTGGCGGCTACCGAGAAGCGGGGCGTGTTCAGCAACTGGTCCGTGCTGCTGGCGATCGCGACGTTCTCGTTGTCCCTGCTCGGCACCTTCCTGGTGCGTTCCGGTGTATTGTCGTCGGTGCATGCCTTCGCAACCGACCCGGCCCGGGGCCTGTTCATCCTGGCGTTTCTGGGCCTGGTGATCGGCGGCTCGATGGCGCTGTACGCGCTGCGTGCGCCGCGCATCGTGTCGGGCGGTTCCTTCCACTGGTTCTCGCGCGAATCGCTGTTGCTGGCCAACAACGTGTTCCTGGTGGCCGCCCTCGGCGCGGTCCTGCTGGGTACGCTGTATCCGCTGTTCCTCGATGCGCTTGGGCTGGGCAAGATCTCGGTGGGGCCACCGTATTTCAACGCGGTCTTCGTGCCGTTGGTCGCCCCGGCGCTGTTCCTGGCCGGTCTCGGACCGCTGGCGCGCTGGAAGCAGGCCGATCTTCCGGATCTGATGTGGCGTCTGAAATGGGCGTTTGGGGTGGCACTGGCGACGGCGGCATTGCTGCCGCTGACGCTCAAGGGCATGAACCTGCAGGTGACGCTGGGTATCTTCCTCGCGCTCTGGATTCTGTTCACCGTGGCGAAGGGTTTTGCGTTGCGCCTGCGCAGTACCCGCAAGGGACGCCTGCAGCAGTTGGCGGGAATGCCGAGGGCGTTCTGGGGAATGCAGATCGCGCATGCCGGACTGGCCCTGCTGGTGGTGGGAGTGACCGTCGTCTCCAACTACGAAACCGAGCGCGACGTGCGCATGCCGATCGGCAGCCACGTCGAGCTGGCCGGATACCGCTTCCAGTTCCAGGGCGTAGAGGAGCTTCCGGGGCCGAATTACGTCGCCGGTCGGGGCACGATGGAGGTCACGAGTCCCTGGGGGCGAAATTTCGTGCTTTATCCCGAAAAGCGCAACTACAATGCGTCGGGCATGATCATGACCCAGGCGGCGGTGAACTACGGGCCGTTCCGCGACGTGTACGTCTCGCTGGGCGAACCGCTGGGCGACGGCGTCTGGACCGTGCGCGTCTACCACAAGCCTTTCGTCGGCTGGCTTTGGGCCGGCGCCCTGCTGCTCGCGATCGGCGGCGTGCTGGCGGCCGCCGACAGGCGTTACCGCGTCGTAGTCCGGCGCCGCGAGCGGTCGTCGGGAGCGGTGGCACCCGCCGCAGCCGTGCCCCGCGAGGAAGCCGCGACATGA
- a CDS encoding DsbE family thiol:disulfide interchange protein, whose amino-acid sequence MRRWIPLLLVMALGVFLYLGLYLNPKEVPSPLVGRPAPDFTLPVVGRPGETFSPSEVRGQVWLLNIWAPWCSTCLEEHRHLPRMVAGRVPIYGLTWKDLDREAAPLLARNGSPYVAAVDDHDGRIAIRYGVTVTPETFVIDRDGIIRMKHVGPITPVVWEQKFAPLLAELRV is encoded by the coding sequence ATGAGGCGCTGGATCCCGCTGCTGCTGGTGATGGCACTCGGGGTATTCCTCTACCTCGGGCTGTACCTGAATCCCAAAGAGGTGCCGTCGCCTCTGGTTGGGCGCCCTGCACCGGACTTTACGCTGCCCGTGGTCGGCCGCCCGGGAGAGACCTTCTCGCCGTCCGAGGTGCGCGGCCAGGTGTGGTTGCTGAATATCTGGGCCCCCTGGTGCAGCACCTGCCTCGAGGAGCATCGCCACCTGCCGCGGATGGTCGCCGGGCGAGTACCGATCTACGGGCTGACCTGGAAGGATCTCGACCGCGAGGCGGCCCCGCTGCTCGCGCGCAACGGCAGCCCCTATGTGGCCGCGGTGGACGACCACGACGGACGCATCGCGATCCGTTACGGCGTAACCGTGACCCCGGAGACCTTCGTGATCGACCGCGACGGCATCATCCGCATGAAACACGTAGGGCCGATCACCCCGGTGGTGTGGGAGCAGAAATTCGCACCGCTGCTCGCGGAGCTCAGGGTATGA
- a CDS encoding cytochrome c-type biogenesis protein — MTRMALLLAVTLMLSLVPLLAPASPPALPNADDPALEARLNILAEDLRCVVCQNESLAESRASLALDLREEIREMMRAGMSDGEVVESLVARYGDFVLYRPPVKPLTYALWGGPLLFLLVGAGLAAGTLYRRRSLPPAPNVSREALREAAALLDSDEPLPPRAPSVSGPVSRSSLQEER; from the coding sequence ATGACCAGGATGGCGCTGCTGCTCGCGGTCACGCTGATGCTGTCGCTGGTGCCATTGCTCGCCCCGGCGAGCCCGCCTGCCCTGCCGAATGCCGATGACCCGGCGCTCGAGGCGCGGCTGAACATCCTCGCGGAAGATCTGCGCTGCGTGGTCTGTCAGAACGAGTCGCTGGCCGAGTCACGGGCGTCGCTGGCGCTGGATCTGCGCGAAGAGATTCGCGAGATGATGCGCGCCGGGATGAGCGATGGCGAGGTCGTCGAGTCGCTGGTGGCGCGCTACGGAGATTTCGTGCTCTACCGGCCGCCGGTGAAACCGCTGACCTACGCCCTTTGGGGCGGCCCGCTGCTGTTCCTCCTCGTGGGCGCGGGCCTGGCCGCCGGCACGCTGTATCGCCGCCGGTCGCTGCCGCCGGCACCCAACGTGAGCCGCGAGGCACTTCGGGAGGCTGCAGCCCTGCTCGATTCCGACGAACCGCTTCCACCACGAGCCCCATCCGTTTCCGGGCCGGTCTCCCGGTCCTCGTTGCAAGAAGAGAGGTAA
- the ccmI gene encoding c-type cytochrome biogenesis protein CcmI, whose amino-acid sequence MNSIVSVAAFWSIALLILALVLLWVLPPLFRRPATGKTLNRRELNIAVYRDQYRELESDHRNGLLSDAQLEAARSELEARLAQDALTRTPTPAAATEGGRGLAAALLAVVPALALGGYLVVGDPGFIMKAAAAEQAEQERQRKVDEALARLEEQVDEALASLEEAVREDPDDGLSWTFLANAYIARDRWDDAEAAYERAYELLPDTAVVVSGYAEALAVNADRDLRGRPMELVRDALALDPEDPKGLEMAGLHAYQNQEYGTAAYYWNQLLRQMPEGSPAHGELTAMVRQARGLSRAEAFGEEAVGSTASITGRVELAPDLAGSADPGDTVYLFARTITGSTAPLAALRTSLDQLPVTFTLDDSLAMTPDHVLSNHESITLVARVSRHGDAQARPGDLEGVLESVEVGAEDVRLVIDTVRP is encoded by the coding sequence TTGAATTCGATCGTATCCGTAGCCGCGTTCTGGAGCATTGCCCTGCTGATTCTGGCCCTGGTCCTGCTTTGGGTCCTTCCGCCGCTGTTTCGGCGCCCCGCGACCGGCAAGACCCTGAACCGGCGGGAACTGAACATTGCCGTCTACCGCGACCAGTATCGGGAACTCGAGTCCGATCACCGCAACGGGCTGCTCAGTGACGCGCAGCTGGAGGCTGCTCGCTCCGAACTGGAGGCGCGCCTGGCCCAGGACGCGCTGACCCGAACACCGACGCCGGCTGCGGCCACCGAGGGGGGGCGCGGTCTCGCGGCTGCGCTGCTGGCGGTCGTCCCCGCGCTCGCGCTGGGCGGCTACCTGGTCGTCGGCGACCCCGGATTCATCATGAAGGCGGCAGCGGCCGAACAGGCCGAACAGGAACGTCAGCGCAAGGTCGACGAGGCACTGGCGCGCCTGGAGGAACAGGTAGACGAGGCGCTGGCCAGCCTGGAGGAAGCGGTACGTGAGGATCCCGACGACGGCCTCAGCTGGACCTTCCTGGCCAACGCCTACATCGCCCGGGATCGGTGGGACGACGCCGAGGCCGCGTACGAGCGTGCCTACGAACTCCTTCCGGATACGGCAGTGGTCGTATCCGGCTACGCGGAGGCGCTGGCGGTGAACGCGGACCGGGACCTTCGGGGCAGGCCAATGGAACTGGTACGCGATGCGCTGGCGCTCGACCCTGAGGATCCGAAGGGTCTCGAGATGGCGGGCCTCCATGCCTATCAGAATCAGGAGTATGGCACCGCCGCCTATTACTGGAACCAGCTGTTGCGCCAGATGCCCGAGGGATCGCCAGCGCATGGCGAGCTCACCGCCATGGTCCGTCAGGCACGCGGGCTGTCGCGGGCGGAGGCTTTCGGCGAAGAGGCGGTGGGATCGACCGCAAGCATCACGGGCCGCGTCGAGCTCGCACCCGATCTGGCCGGAAGCGCTGATCCGGGCGACACGGTCTACCTGTTCGCGCGCACCATCACTGGAAGCACCGCGCCGCTGGCGGCATTGCGCACGAGCCTGGATCAGTTGCCGGTGACCTTCACCCTGGATGACAGCCTCGCGATGACTCCCGACCACGTTCTCTCCAATCACGAGAGTATTACGCTGGTGGCGCGCGTCTCCCGCCACGGTGACGCCCAGGCCCGTCCCGGCGACTTGGAAGGTGTGCTGGAATCGGTCGAGGTCGGTGCCGAAGACGTGCGTCTGGTGATCGACACCGTCCGACCCTGA